The window AGCAGCCACACCCAGCAGTCATGGAACCAGCTGGATTTTCTCAACACCCCCCAGACCCCTTTTATTCCTCAAAGTTCTGGAGGAAAAGACAGGCCGGCTGCCTCTGGGGCCattagggagaaaagaagagagttaGGCAAAGAGTTTGGTCTAACCCTTCCCTGTCAGGCCCATGTGGCCTATCATTCCCCACTCTCCCTGCATATACATACTTAGGTTCCCCCTCCTTGGACTTTATAAATATGAGAGGTTAGGAGAAAGCCTTGCTCTAGACGACTCCCTCCATGCCAGGgatgggggaggtgaggaagaaggggCCAGCCTCAGCACTGAGGGGGAgctggggaaagaagggaagaggaaggggcccTCCCTGCAGGAGGCAGGAATGTGCTTCATTAAAGAGAGTTCCTACCCAGCTTGCAACAGTTTGCCCAAAGTTACCCCATGGCTGAGGTCTGGGATCAGGCCAGTGAGCCAGACCTGGAGCTGGGAGCCCCAGGGCACAGAACCGAACCAACAGTGCAGCTGGAgatagggggaaagaaagggaagagggagagggagagagagagaaggaaacaccCAATAGTTtgaccctttctctttttctcccaccCATTCTATTTGCTTTCCAAGAGTCCACATAAATGACTCTTTTGTATACAGTTTGCCCGTTTCAAGAtgttgctttgtatgtattttttaaaaaggaaaaccgAGGTTCTCTGACCCTAGAGACCCCTAAGAAGAAGGTAGATTCCCATCTCCCCAGAGGGAacaggctggactagatgacctatggAGCCCAGGTGTATTAAACAGAGAGGGGTTCTTCTCCTAACAGACAGTCCCAAGTCCCTGGGATAGAGTCCATGACTGGCATGGAATGCCCTGGCCATTCTTCAACCCTAGCTTCTCCCAAACCTGCCTTCCTTGACATCCTGGTTTAGCACACTCAGGCCCATCCAGGGACAGACAAGACTTGTTGCAACGCAGGCTGAGAGACCTTAGGAGATCTAGCAAATTCAGCCCAGCTCTACCATCCACTACTGGGagcagggggaggtggggggagatagGGTTCCTTTAGAGTCTCAGTTGCTTCCAACTGCCTCCAAACTGCTGAGACAAGCATCCCCGGGATCTGGAGGTGAAGGGCTGGGCGGTGGTCCCTTTTGGGCACTAAATAAAGGCATCCTCAATTCCTCCAATGGAAtgtcttggagatcatctagtctaaacccctCACGTTTGAAGGAGGAAACATCCAAAGAAGGGAGGTGATTTGTCAGGGTCACGTAGAGCTAACGAGTGGCTAAGTCAGGACCCAGATCCTTGCCTCCTGGCTCCCAGGTGAGAGATCTTTTCCTTGTAGAAAGGAGGCACCATCTGCATCCTGAGTCATCACGGATCAGGCCTGATATCCAAAGAGCTGTGCGAAAGAACGAACTTGTGGCTGTGGGAGAACACATGCCTAGAAGGAGGTACTTAGTCAAGAGGAGGTGAAGCCCCTGACAGCTTATGGGCAGAATCTCCAGGCTGCCTTGATATTCTGGGGCCTCTCCGGGATCCAGATGGCCTTAAAGTCAAGATGGCTGGCTCCACCATCCTCCTTGGAAACTCCCTGGGCTCCTCTCAAACTGGCTGCAGGCAGAGTATGCAGCCACTGGAGCCGAGTGCCACAAGAAAGACACTTGCTGGTAGATCGGCACTATAGGGAAGGCAGGCCCCTGGCCTAGGATAGTGGAGACAGCTCCAGGCAATTAGCTCCCAGGAGAACACAAAAAAGGGAGAGGTTGAACAATAGGCCCACTCCCAAATCTGGGGGGCCTGGAAGTGACCAAGTCAAAGGTAAAGCCAATGGCTCCAGGAGAGGGAAGGCctcagggtggggaagggggccAAACGAGGGATGGGGAGGAGCCCACGGAGTAGGTCTCCCCTCCTTGGGAGGGAGCCCTGTCTGCTTCCATCTGAAGTGCCAGGAGTTCCAGATCCAGGCATAGTCCCTGGgcaacccctcccccaattcagCCACTACGAGCGCTCCCCGCAGGGCCCCACGGTGCTCTCCAGGGACAGCTGGGAGGACTGGCGGAGTAGTGGGCCGGTGGCGGGGTCCACCATGGATGATGTGGGGAAGAGCTTGTACCAACCCACAGCCAGGGTGGTCAAGTCCAGCTCCTCCAGAAGCACCCTCGCCACACCCATGAAGTGCTTGCGTTCCATCCGTCCATAGTTGCCCCAGACGATCACCTAGAGTACAGGTATAAGACAGAATTGAGCATgaattcccttctcccccatGCCCTGAGTATTATCATTCTTCACATCAACCCATAACCAGGCTTTCTTCTAAAATGAGCCCCCAGGTACACCTGGTTTACCCCACTAGAGGTTCACCACATGAGCTATGGAGAGCTAAAAGGGGCTTGACAGAccatccaacttcttcatttgatAGTGGGAGAAATGAAGTAAAGtaacttgtctaaagtcatacagctagtaaatggtggAGCTAAGACttcaactcatgtcttcctgactccaagtccaatgagtgccaaactgaggcctagagaaagtcagtgacttgaccaaggtcaaacAGGGGATAAGTAGAAGAGAGCTGGAATCTGAGTCCAAGTAATGTGAGTAacttctctggccttcagtttccttatctgtaaaatgggcccgATATTTGAattactcctctctctctctctctctctctctctctctctctctctctctctctctctctctgtcgctctctttctctgtgtctctgtgtctctctcaagATTTTTAtgaagaaagtgttttataaactatAAGGTACCTCATAGACCTGACATTATATATTCTGGGATTCTACATTTGGATATACAATGGTGagctattttaattattattggaATGGGACTTAGAAAACTTGAGTCCTGAGTCCTGGCTCAGCTACGAATGGGTACATGACATGGATGTTGCTAGCACTCTCTCTTAGCCTCAACTTCTTTCACGGTAAAAGGGGAATGAGTAATAGCTTCTAGTCAATTAATGTCTCTAAGCCTGGGttcccttatatgtaaaatgtggatgaAATCCTCATCCCGTTGAGCTCAAAAGGCTCTTGTAAAGCTCAGAGAATAAGGATCACTGTGTTTCCATAGTGCTTTGGGGTCTTCAAAATGCTTTACTCACAACAGCTCTCTGAGGTCATTGGTAGCTCAAGTATTAACACAGAGGGGTAGTAAGGCAGTGTGGTCCAAGAGGAagggctggatttagagtcaaagtaCCTGCGTTCAAACCTAAATATGACCTGCTTTACtgttgtgtgaccttaaacaagccCCTCatgttctctgggcctcagtttcctcatttgcaaaatgagaaggtGTATGAGATAACCCATAAGatccccagctctaaatctatgatccacttttgttttggaggggggCAAGGGGTCTGGATCAAttatttcattaaggaaattCACTTTAACAGCTACTCTgtgatttatagtcttagagaattgcctaaagCACTGAGATCTCAAGTgacccatttttacagatgagaaaactgaggctcagagaagagagagagaattgctcaaggtcatagagctagtaagaaGGGAATCTGGATGTGTCCTTTACCCAAGACTGCTCCTCTTCTCAATCCTCTTCTTTCTGATGCAACTCTTTCCTTTCATGTTTCATAATTAATCTCCTATCTCTGAGTCCTGTCAGGCACAGAGGAGCATCCCATCTGCCAATGGTCACCAATGGCCTTCCTGCCAAAGCCCCAGAATCTTTTATTTCCTGGGAGGCATCACGTTCATGAACAGAAAACCCCAGGAATCTCAGGACCAGTGTCATCCTGCCACATGGGGGCGCAAAACTCATGTAGTCAAATGGAGCAAGCAGGGACCAGGGCATCAGGGAGCCCCAGCTCTAGAATCTAGAATCAGATTCTGGGATCTAGATTCAGAGATCACAGAATTGTTATGGGGTGCATAGAAGGGACCGTCAATACTGGAGAACAGCTTAGAAGagcaaggaaccttagagatcattgaatctaatcctctccttttacaaatgaggataatcTCTAGATTGGGGGTGTGACTTTGCCAAATGAATCCAGTAAATTAGTTTTGGGGTTGAGATTAGAACTCTGTTCTCTTGTCTAtcaattcagtgctctttccaacaTAAGGTGTCCCAGCTTGGCCCAAACTTGGCCATGtggtattaaataaattattcagtctcaacttcttcatctgtaaaatgggggttattacacactgtttgggtttttttgttttgttttctaacaaTATCATTATGTTTTTGTGAGtgtagaataaaatttaaaaggtaaaCAAGTTTGGcaactcgcccagggtcatatagctagtaagtgtctgaggttggatttgaactcaggtcttgcagactccaggcccaggtctCTTATCTTCTACAGTACCCAGTTGCCCCTAAAATTCCATTTACATAtgttaaatggagataagaacaggacctgtgatttcgtTGGCATAGGACACTCTGGTAGTAAGGAAAGTCTTTCTACCTATAcaagtcagcactttctctgaaatttgttgttttttgtccttcattctcaaagaggatcatgacattgggaggttaTGTCATGGCttacagtaaattggatttaagtgagggagggctgtgcaaggtcaccaacctcattctctcctccagaaccatttgggtcaagtggcaagatatacatcaggacaactagagatgaccccggatatttaaggcaattggggttaagtgacttgtccagggtcacacagctagtaagtgtctgaggtgaaatttgaactcaggtcctcccaacttcagggccagtattctatccactgtgccacctagctgcctctgcaatTTGCAGCCTTGGAGAATTTACCTAGAGCACTAAGAGGttcaatgatttgtccaagggtcactgccagtatgtgtcaggggcaggactcgcactcagattttcctggcttcaaggtcagctctctatccactaccccacatTGCCTCTCACCCACATATTAAGGAATCTTGACATCTTTACCATCTTTATCCATAAGCagaagggggtggaggtggggaagatGGTCTAAGAAATATGGAAGTGGCTGGAGAGATGGGAGTGAGTCCTAAAGTTAGCTATTAGGCTTAGCTGCTGACCTTGAATGCTCACTCCAATAGTTTGGGGACAAATTCCCTGAAGTACCCTGGGAGCTCCATGACAGGCTTGCAGGAAGTCTAAAAATTAGCCTAATAACAGTCTACAGAAGACGTCAGCTTAAGAGGActaggctcaaaaaaaaaaaaaaaagaggactgggACACTCTTAAGAATGGAACTTATGAGACACATGCAAAGACAAACAATTCTTATGAGGATAAAAAAGGGGAGTGATCTAAAGAGATCCATTTAAATGTATAAGGAACTCAGCAACtgaagtagatttttaaaaaggacattaggaaaagatggaagcaagggcCGGTAAATAGAAAGCAAATACAAAAGCATGAAAAAGTACTGTAAAAAAAtaatgtctaggggcagctagatggcgcagtggatggagcaccggttctggagtcaggagtacctgagttcaagtccggcctcggacacttgacacttgctagctgtgtgactctgggcaagtcacttgaccccaattgcctcactaaaaaaaaaaaaagtctaggggtagctaggtggtgcagtggatagagcactggccctggattcaggaggacctgagttcaaatctggcctcagacacttaacacttactagctgtgtgaccctgggcaagtcacttaaccccaattgcccagcaaaaaaaaaaaaaagtctaatcctattttctttctttctttctctttctttctttctttctttctttctttctttctttctttctttctttctttctttctttctttcggtggggcaatgagggttaagtgacttgcccagggtcacacagctagtacatatcaagtgtctgaggccggatttgaactcaggtcctcctgaatccaggccagtgctttatccactgtgccacctagctgccccctaatcctattttcaacaatacaatgatccaagacaatcccaaaagactattgatgaaacatattatccacctccaaagaaataactgatattgttggaacagactgaagcaggctattttcactttctttcatttttttcttttaatcaaattttcttgtacaaagtgacaaatatggtaatgttttatataaccaTCCATGTATAAAACCATATCTGATTATttgttgcctcagggaggggggaaaagaaggataaaaattggaacccaaaacaatGTCTAATCTAAATCCGGTCTTAAACTGAGGGTAGTGACTGCATATGGGGTCACGGAACTGAAAATGGCAGAGGGCtcatgaaaaaattggcaacagtaaaagattatgtttacctattttacatacctatatacctggggtcacataaaaattagTGAAAAAGGGTTGGAAGTGGGAAAAGTTTGAGAAGTCCTGGTCTAAAGCACAGAATTTACTGAAGGAGGTTAAAATAAGTTAAGGCCAtcgaaggagattttttttttatattggcgACCAAAAAGATTTCTTTGATATGGTTCtagcaaaaaatgaaagaatcactAAACAGTCAAGATGAAATGATGATATTAGATGATTGAGAGATTGCAGGGCTAACATCTTTTGCTTGTGGTTTCTCTGctaaaaacaataatatttagACAGGAAAGGACAGATAAAATGTGATTAATGGGGAAGTGATACCTCAGATAAGTCAGGAGATCACAAGAACACCTTGCTTCTCCTGACAAGTTCAAGTCACCAGACCTAGCTGGGTGTTGAAAGACCAGGCAGAGTGAATTGCTGAGTCACTCAGtgaactttgaaagctgtaaagTGGGACCAATAGTATCTCTGGTACCTACCCTGCAGGGGGCTATAGTGGTGATCAAAGGTCATTCATGTAAAGCACCCTGTAAACCTCAATAGTGCCCCAGAAATGTCAGCTGCTTTTTTAGTATAAGCAAGGCCTCAGGCTTGAGATGATCAACTTTGAACTTAGAGAGCTGAGGAGATACTTCAGGATTGGAAAAgggcaaatgtcccaatttttttaatgataaaataaaagaacTTGCAAACTATTGTGAgtttgattcctggaaaaatttttaaatttattataaaagGTGTGGTTAGTAAATGTCTAGAAAGGGAAACCATGATCACAAAAAGCCAGCATGGCTTCAAGGATAGGTCAGGTCAAactaacctcattttttttttaacaggttaCTAGATTTGGAGTGGGGGAATGCTGTAGACATAGTTgacttagattttagcaaagcatttggcaAAGACTCATGCTATTCTTAAAGAACAGATGTGGTCCAGTTCGGTAGATTCAGAACTGACTGAATGGCAGGAATCAAAtagtagtcattaatggttcaatgaCAGTTTGGAAGGTGGTTTCTAGATAAGTGTTGTAGGGACCTGTGCTTGGTTCTatgcttcttaatatttttattaataaaaaaaagttacagtTGCAAGGGTGTCCTGattaatgtttaacaactggctctctggagGGGGGGGAGATGTAtgtatgacatacttttaagtttaatctgcgttattaaccttttctccatcactttcttacatCTAAACAGTCAACAAAGTGAtcaatcaaaccctgatttatagtgtttgccaatttctgaggtgcaaatatacatactgaaaatttaacaatcagatctcaagagctggctccagcatttTGTAGATCACATATAGTTAGGAGGAATAGCTAATAAATTCAGTGACATAGTTTCCCCTCCACCCAAAAACTCCATACACTGAACAATGGACCAAACTTAATGAGATGAAAAGTAATAGGGATGAATATGGTGTTACATTTGAGTTTAAAATGCAAGATAGtcaggaggtgcagtggatagagcactggacctagagttaggaaaacctcagttcaaatccacttcagatacttactagctgtgtgacctcgggcaggTTGCTtaaactgctgtctgcctcagtttcctcatctgtaaaatggggataataacagcatccatCTCCCAGGGCtttttagttaatatttataaagtgtttttcaaaccttgaagtgctGTATAAAGTGCTGAagagccttgttttcctcatctgtaaagtgggaccAATAGTATCTCTGGTACCTACCCTGCAGGGGGCTATAGTGGTGATCAAAGGTCATTCATGTAAAGCACCCTGTAAACCTCAATAGTGCCCCAGAAATGTCAGCTGCTTTTTTAGTATAAGCAAGGCCTCAGGCTTGAGATGATGTCAGTGGGAGGAAAATGGTGACCTTCCCAATAGTCGTTGCGTAATAGGGGCCAGGGAGACTAGAGCTTTGCATTCCTCTAGAGGGCTGGGATTTCACCTCCTCTATGAAGATTTCCTCTATTATTCCCACCCAGATCCAGGAATCCCATATGTCCTAGATTCTCCCAAAACTTAAGCATTTTGTTAAGGGCCTTTAGACCCTGATACCTCCCAAGACCAGAGCCTCACTTCTTCcagatttgtcattttcccatCCCTCCAAAGACCAGAAACCATTCTTCCCCAAAGCCCAGTttcaccctcctccccccatgcCACCAATGATCAGGCCCCCAACCCACCAAAGCTAGGTCCTCATCTTTCAAAGCCCAGGCCCCAAATTTTTTTACAGTTTTAGTTCCCATTCCTTCAAAGTCCAGGTGCCCACTTCTCCCATAAACTAGGTTCCCATCTTCCCTCAAAGACCAAGCACCAGGTTCCCATATCTCACTCGCCAATTGGCCAGATGCACATTCCCCAAAGGCCATGACCCAATGCCCCCCAAGCCCAGTTTAtgcactcctcccctccccatgacCAGGTCCTTATTCTACAAAAGCTGAGTTCCCAGCCTTGAACAGTTTTTACCTGCAATACTTTGCCCTGAGGACTCTCAGGGAACAGGAGCACCTGGTTATACAGGGGATCCAGAGACTTTCGAGCTACTTTGGTCTTCTTCTTGGCAATGCACACACCATTTTCCAGCAGGTATGCTTTGATGTAGGCCGCTGGAAAAAAGCAGGACAGGAGGGTCAAGTCTTACTGGGCTTTTCCCTGCCCCACTCTTGCCTGCTTCCTGGCACTCACTGGCTAGGGGAAGACTCTGACAGCAttgtatatcttttcttttttcaatttttaaacatttggatttgaagttttcagttccaaatgctatccctccttcccttcctctcttccccccccccagacagtaaccaatcagatatagattatacccatgcaattatgtaaaacattttcatgtaaGTCCTCATTGTCCTTGATGCTCTGTCTGGAATTGAGGAGTTGGACACCAGGGATGGATTCCAAAGTAGGACAAAGGTTCAGCTCACTATTCTTACTCACATAACCTCATGAAAGTCCCTTTAAaccccttggcctcagttttctcctctgtaaaatggggtagggggaatATTGGCAAATTAGTGTCTAAGGTATTTTGTGACCCTAAAATGTTATGTCCTATGTAAGGTACCTTCAAGTTCTAAACCCCATGATCCTATGTTTGAATCTACCTAAGGGTGAGTggtgaaaagacagagaaaatggCCATGGGTAGCCCTGTGTCTGGGCAGGGTAAGAGAGTCAGTCACCCTGAATACTTCATCACCATTCTCTCCGCTACCCTTCTTCTTTGTTCCTATCGTTTCCCATCATTTCTCCATCTCACCAGCCCAGGATATGCAAACCATGGTTTAGGTGACACTGGGGGAAATGGGAGGAAtgactgggtggggggaggggcgacCTTGATGGGATTTTCTCTTGGGAGAAACACTGACAAGCAGCCCTGTGTCCAGGCAGGGAGCAGCCCTTCCcgccttcctctcctctcctcgtCAGGATTGTTCTAGGCTCTACTCTCCTCCCACTTGGACCCCAGAGTCTAGAACAATAGAGGGTTAGGGGCTGCAAATGTGGAGAACATTCAAGAAGTGGTTAGATTTTTGGAGAAGACCaatgagggaattttttttttgactataCTTGTTAcaatagttttattttgttttatttttcttttttgttcagtgggggaggagaagaagaaaaatatttgttaatggaGAGAGTAAAATGGTCAGGTCTGGGGCCCTGATCACTTAAGGGCATGATCAGAGTAGAAATGTGTCCAAAATTGGAACTGAGGTTGAGTTTCAGGTGTGGTTTGTAGGTTTGGGAATTAGAAAGTATTtaaaggtcatgtagtccaattcTCACATGAAAACACTAAGCCCCAGAGAGATTAATTAATCAGAGTCACTGGGGTAAGAAGTCACTGAGTGGAGAggtatttgtttgttgtttttttaaactatcaaGTGTTTTTCCCATTATGGGGCAGGTCATGTCAGGGCTGGTCAGGAGGTCATGGTCAGGGCTGAATGAGGTCAAAGTTAAGGGAGTGGTTAGTGTTGAGGGGTGTCCTGGCTGGTGCTGTACTCTAGGCTAACCCACAGGGTTGGAGGCTGCTAAAGTTTAAGGAACTAATTGTGGTACAGAAAACTACTGTCAGGAGTTATTCTTCAGGAATGTGATCAAGGTGGGAGAAATAGAGTCAGGACTAGAGATGTCACTAGGGCCGAGGAATAAGTCATGACTAAGTTCATGACCAGGTGGATGACATGGCTGGGGCTAAGAGCCTAGCCCAGGCTGAGGGGGTGGCCAGAGTTAGGTGTCAAAGGCAGGCCTAGGCTTAGGTATGAGGGTTTCATAAAGGCTTGAGGCATGACTGGGGATAGGAAATGATTGGGGTTTTGGAAAAGGTCTGGGTTAGGAGATATGGGCTAGACTAGAGGTTGAGGTGGAAAGGTATAGTAAACACTTGGGTCAGGGTTAAGGCATCAGAACTAGAGATGTGGTCAGGCTTAGGGTACAAGAACTAGAAATATGGTTAAGGTAAGGGTGTGGTCAAGATCAAGCCTACAGCTTGGGCAGTGGATGGGACACTAACATGCCAGGGAGATCTTAAGGACCTAGTGTCTTGACTGGGTGGTGGTTAGAATCCAAAAAGGTGAGAATGGATTGGTCAATGCCTAGTCCCAGTCCTTCTGGGTCCTAagtgagaggttcagtgattatCATGACTCCTGGTTACCTGGCAAGGTCTTGGAGCCTGGCTTGCCTGTCAGACCTCGGGCTTGGATGATGTCCACTTCAAGCTGCCCATTTCTCTCCTGCAACCCGATCTCCACATCTCCTACAGGACCCCCAAAGCACAGAAAACAGATAGATTTAGGAACTCCCTCGACCAAGAACAGGCCTCACTGTTCACATAGGTGTCCCCAAGGACAATGCCATCACAGTCCTAGACCTAGACCCAGGACCTACAGAGGGTAAAGCAGGTATGTACTTTAGCTTAATTCAGAACTTCTAGTGGGAGTACTTGGGGAAGACAGGGCAACTGCTTCAAGTGGTGGTAAGTGAAGGTTGATGGGGCTAAGGAATTCACTGGCAGTCCATGGAAACTGCTACATCTGGACTCAGGGATGGAAGGGGGAAATCAGGGCACTGGCCAGCCTGGTCTGGCAAATTAGTCAGGGGATTCTCTTACTTCCTGGGCTGGCTCCTTATGGGGCTCCCTGAAGTCTGAAGGTCACTCACCCATGGATGTGGTGGCTAAGGTCTGACGTCCCACAAACTGTGCAGGTCCCATGCTGCCCAGGAAGTCACTGAACTGAGCATCAGATGCGAGGCACACACCTCCATAGGTAAGACTAGAAGAGTTTCAAAAGAACAAGGTTGAGAAGGGTCCCTTGGGCAGCCAAAGAGCCCTGCTATCCCCAAGAAGGACAACCAGCTGCCTGTCTCAAAATctgtttcaatttgcattgttATTAGTCTATGCTGTCTTTCCAATTAGATTTTTCTTCCCTGtcaatttttgtttctgtctctccatttcattttatctgtctgtctatttgtctatttctatttttctgttacTGCTTCTGCCTCCCCACTGGTCTCGATCAATTTTTTGCTTTCTATCCTTTGATTGTTTCTGTTTCTACCTTAGCCTTTCTctccatcagcctcagtttctctgccaTCTTTATCCACCAGCTTCAACTCAGTTCTACAAatactaggggcaactaggtggcacagttttagagcactggtcctggagtcaggaggatgtgaattcaaatccaacctcagatacctgacacttactagctgtatgaccctggacaaatcacttaacactgattgcctcaaaacatttgggaccatcttcagtcatcctgatgtatatcttgccactggacccagatggctctggaagagagtgaggctggtgactttgcacatacctcccccacttaaatccaattctctgcaagtcatgacatcacctctcaatgtcatggtcctcttcaagagtaaaggacaaacaacaaatactTACCAATTCTCTACTATGCACAAGGCATTAAGGTACTCTGCTAGGTATTGGGGATgcagaggcaaaaatgaaacacagGACTTGTCTCCAAACATCGATTCTATATATATGATGTACacatataaggaaatataagATAAATTGAAGAGGGGACAGAAAGCGTTAACCAGAGGAATTGGAGGTG is drawn from Dromiciops gliroides isolate mDroGli1 chromosome 2, mDroGli1.pri, whole genome shotgun sequence and contains these coding sequences:
- the RIMS4 gene encoding regulating synaptic membrane exocytosis protein 4 isoform X1, producing the protein MERSQSRLSLSASFEALAIYFPCMNSFDEEDADGDGRRLKGAIQRSTETGLAVEMPSRTLRQASHESIEDSMNSYGSEGNLTYGGVCLASDAQFSDFLGSMGPAQFVGRQTLATTSMGDVEIGLQERNGQLEVDIIQARGLTGKPGSKTLPAAYIKAYLLENGVCIAKKKTKVARKSLDPLYNQVLLFPESPQGKVLQVIVWGNYGRMERKHFMGVARVLLEELDLTTLAVGWYKLFPTSSMVDPATGPLLRQSSQLSLESTVGPCGERS
- the RIMS4 gene encoding regulating synaptic membrane exocytosis protein 4 isoform X2: MGLYGDGRRLKGAIQRSTETGLAVEMPSRTLRQASHESIEDSMNSYGSEGNLTYGGVCLASDAQFSDFLGSMGPAQFVGRQTLATTSMGDVEIGLQERNGQLEVDIIQARGLTGKPGSKTLPAAYIKAYLLENGVCIAKKKTKVARKSLDPLYNQVLLFPESPQGKVLQVIVWGNYGRMERKHFMGVARVLLEELDLTTLAVGWYKLFPTSSMVDPATGPLLRQSSQLSLESTVGPCGERS